The genomic segment CCTACAGGAGAAACCTGAGAGAAATTACAGAGGAAAGCAAAGGTCAAATAGAAAGTGTTCAAGAACCTGAAAGTGGAACTTTATCACCAGCCTCCACTTTCAGCTTTCTGCAATCTATAACACCCTTAAATAAAACACCTTCAAAGAATCAGAAACATAAAAAGTGAGTTTACTATACATAAGTTGCATAGCTCATGTATTCATTATGTTATGTCTTTAAATAGTGATAATGCAGCAATTTATAGCAAACAGTAGATCTTGAATTTGATTGTGGGATGAGTAGAAATTAGACAAAATATAAAGAGGGGTGTTTGTACTTATAACAAATATTGAGAATAGATTTGTAAGGGGTAGAAATTTCAGTGCACAGTCGTATCCCATTGCTGCTGTACTTTGCTTGCTGTTTAGGTGTGTCAATGTGTTTGTATAACCTTGGATTGTTTTGTATAGGGTACAACATTCTATCAAGCTTGAAGAGATTATAGATAATAAGGAAGACACAGAAGGCTTGATGAAGCAGTTGATGGCATTACAGAACAAGTCACCAACTGCTAATAATCTCAAAATGTAAGTGTAACAATTTGcaaactttatatacaaaacaaaaactgtagtaccgtgttagccagtttaaaaaaaaaaaaaaaaaaaacacaaacaaagagtattgtagaaatgatacctatattggctaacaataaaaatacattgcaagctttcagagctttCCAGACCCcgggactatttacaacccaccctaataaacattaattacttttctTATCTTCACaagctatctctatctatctgtaacttcctaatttattgcttgtaaacacttctctctgatctaagggctctggcacatggggagattagtcacctgcgacaaatctcccttgtcacgggcgactaatctccccgaactaccatcccaccggcgaacatgtaagtcgccggtgggatggtacacgctgcgcaggcgatttcggcaaatcgccgaagttgcctcgcaaggcattttcgcagatttgccgaaatcgcgccgctgtgtGTAGCAGAGTAGCATACATCTACTCTGGTTGGTTTTGGTGGTAATGTTAAAACTGTTAGAATCCCTGCAATAACAAGACAGCATGAGATTAGAGTTATATACTAAATAATACACTAAATTAGCCACTTTATATGTATCCCTTATGCAATATTTCCCTGCTTTGTCAAATATGATATACACAGGAGATTCATATGCACAACCTTGTTTAATTTTTAAGATCCAGAAACTAATGTATCAAAAagtattactgtattaaaaactaTTACAGAGATTAGATAAACGTCAGAAATGTAACAATTGTTATCATTTACAGTTCGGTGCACTATGAACGGATAGAAGAGACTGATAGTAAGGAGGAAGATGCTCCTCCACTGCAGATTGAGATGGAAACTACTTCTATCCCACTGCAGACTTCAGAACCCTCAGAACCTGAGAGGTGAGTTGGCTAGGCTTTATGCCTAAGTATTACATCATTTAAATAGAAAGGAATATACAGAAGtttcattcattattttattGGGGGCTCCTGTTTTGCTGTAAGGCCATCAGCAGTTGTTATGGGTTTCAGTTAATGTAGCTTCTGGGAGCTAAATTTTGGTAATCGAGACAGAAAAACAAGGGAGATGGCTATGCAAAACCTAGTCTAATATTTATGACCTAAAAACGAATGTAGTGTAATTTATCACTGCAtttaaaacttgaatgtaaaactttggtgtGTAAAAGCTTGCAAGCTTATGGATTTGTACTAGGagaaatgtaagaaatgttttttaattcaagttttaaacattttccaGTGTTTTTGAGAGTTTAAAGACCCATTGATAATGGGTTGAGTTGAGTTTTTTAGAtaacacatttttaataaataagcaaacgttTGAGTTTGACGGTTGAAAAATTTCAAGTTTTACTTGAATTAAAAGTAAACTCTACAATTCATAAATCCCAATATTGGTTATTAGGCCTCCCCTTCTGTTTCAGCTTTACACTAATTCAGGTTGCTCTATTTTTGAACTGTCAACCAACTTTATAAATGAGTATGTAATCTAAAAGGCTAATGATTTGTGTATGTTTCTGTTTGTATAGGATAGAGAAGAGTGAAAAGGCAGAAACGGAAACAGCTCCTAGTAAAGGAAGCCTTCCAAAACCTGGAAGTGAGGTTTGTCTGCCACCCAGTGCTTTAAGCTTTCTGGAACAGCTGAAGGCTTCGTTTAAAAAGCCTTCTGGGAATCGGAAACGCAAAAAGTGAGTTTGTTATGCATAGGTTGCAGAACCCATGTCAAATTTTTGATGGTGAAAATGTAGTATTtaatagcaaaaaataaatcttaaattTCATCTTGGGATGAGTCAAACTAACCGATAAGGAGGTAGCAAGGGCAGAGGAGAGAAAGGGATTATGATTATGGATAACTTGGAGTTTGTTGGTTATTTAAATGATTCAATTCTGCACAAACCCAGATAAAATACTTTTGCATGACACACTTTATCATTTAAACAGGGTACAGCGCACTATGATGATTGAAGAGATTATAAGTGATGAGGAAGACACTGCTGAATATACTGAAGTATTCTTGAAGCAGTTAAAGGACGTATGTAATGAGTCCCCAACTACTTATGACCCAAAAATGTAAGTATGCTACACTCAAGCTCTCTACACCAAAAATGCATTTGAGTGTTTTGTAATAAtgaatataatttttattatttatgcttaAGGCAGGGCAGTGAGTTCCTGTATAAACAGTAAGGGAAAAAGATAAAAGACATGTTTATTATCTATGACCTAGCTTTAGAAATAGGCTTTTGTGCTAGGATAGGGATAATACAACATTAAGAATAAAATGGGTCCATAGCTATAAAAACACTGCATACATAATTGTTATCATGCAATCGGCAATCACGTCAGGGCCAAAGTTACAAGTGGGCATGTAGGTAGGCTTAGAGGTGCCAGGAAACATCAGATCAAAACAAACAAGGTCACATAAAGACTAGGTTAAATTGAGACAAAATGTATAGAAAACACAAAACTCGTTATTTTAGAAGATACTGTAAATCAATTCTGTAAATGCATCTTTCAGTGCAGAACCAAATATAATGTATTCTACACAGGCCCagattaaagtaaataaaaagaaattaacaCTTTTTCTAATCCACAGTGAAGTGCAAATTCTGCAGCTTGAACCAAATGAAGACACCTGTAGTGATGAACTTACTTTGCAAAGTGAGCTACAAAGTGTTCCTTTGCTAGAACCCAAGAGGTGAGTTTGCCAAACTCTATATCCAACTCATTATATCACTTATTGATTCAGATTTCAGGACTTTGTATCGTTGTATCTGTAACTCTAAAGCCCAAAtctttatatcatttttaaattaatttattataagaaattaatttaaacattattg from the Xenopus tropicalis strain Nigerian chromosome 5, UCB_Xtro_10.0, whole genome shotgun sequence genome contains:
- the LOC108647631 gene encoding uncharacterized protein LOC108647631, which translates into the protein MNKLTIQQNDGAVNGNKNDLKYIIPVIVTLSMLLFPVLGAIAWLVYVKIMQKKHPANDVENPPVTAQSEKDSPTPENSDRCLFKKLKQKMRKKKPVTDVENPPEVAQSELKLTGATSSDRRNLREITEESKGQIESVQEPESGTLSPASTFSFLQSITPLNKTPSKNQKHKKVQHSIKLEEIIDNKEDTEGLMKQLMALQNKSPTANNLKISVHYERIEETDSKEEDAPPLQIEMETTSIPLQTSEPSEPERIEKSEKAETETAPSKGSLPKPGSEVCLPPSALSFLEQLKASFKKPSGNRKRKKVQRTMMIEEIISDEEDTAEYTEVFLKQLKDVCNESPTTYDPKIEVQILQLEPNEDTCSDELTLQSELQSVPLLEPKSKVPEVHLEQAEDTCVDKEDKAPLREDLFFYFLLSCANAVQNISQQQS